In a genomic window of Streptomyces koelreuteriae:
- a CDS encoding SpoIIE family protein phosphatase — translation MADRGGSALSLPDDWPAHPDPILALNRMGSFDWDLDTGLMQMDAQAHEVFDVRLDEYDGHPETLAKRVPPGEARRLDTAVSQALKDGSENYGAYFRMRRRDGTLRWTHTQGYIRRDDTGRPRRIIGIVRDATQELGESEARLDQAARDEARREQTSVVELTTAALAHARTVQDVIDVLKDTHGLTHLGATSLVMGLVEAGRIRLVAEGPSDSFVPGTRVTRIDEPYPMSEAVRTLGPRFIESPEEFAERYPILWPHITDLNITSAAYLPLIVQARPIGAMGLLYSDRRGFTPEERNILVALGSSIAQSLQRAMFYEQEMDLAQGLQQAMLPRTIPSVPGADVAVRYRAATIGGSVGRDIGGDWYDLIPLPGGRVGAVIGDVQGHDTHAAAVMGQLRIVLRAYAAEGHTPATVMARASVFLHELDTDRSATCLYAEADLSTGVLQMVRAGHIDPLVRRPDGSCRRVTVQGGLPLGLSAEFGRLDYPVATVELDPGDTLLLCTDGLVEQPGADLDDGMRTLTALVATGPDDVRDLADRLIDVAAERCGDDDVALLLLRRRGPDGPQSGRRLQRHVAPGDPAALTEARHMIRTAVGGWGARDRADEIELVADELITNALMHTEGSAIVTLRALTGSGRRLRVEVEDSSSALPRRREAGESGVSGRGLLLVDLLTDAWGVEARGGGKAVWCEFQMPDQD, via the coding sequence ATGGCTGATCGGGGAGGGAGCGCCCTGTCACTCCCGGACGACTGGCCCGCCCACCCGGATCCGATCCTCGCGCTCAACCGGATGGGCAGTTTCGACTGGGATCTGGACACCGGCCTGATGCAGATGGACGCCCAGGCCCACGAGGTCTTCGACGTGCGCCTCGACGAGTACGACGGCCACCCCGAGACGCTCGCCAAGCGGGTCCCGCCCGGCGAGGCACGGCGCCTGGACACCGCGGTCTCCCAGGCCCTGAAGGACGGCAGCGAGAACTACGGCGCCTACTTCCGCATGCGCCGCCGCGACGGCACCCTGCGCTGGACCCACACCCAGGGCTACATCCGGCGCGACGACACGGGGCGGCCCCGCCGCATCATCGGCATCGTCCGGGACGCCACCCAGGAACTCGGCGAGAGCGAGGCCCGCCTCGACCAGGCCGCCCGCGACGAGGCCCGCCGGGAGCAGACCAGCGTCGTCGAACTCACCACGGCCGCCCTCGCCCACGCCCGCACCGTCCAGGACGTCATCGACGTCCTGAAGGACACCCACGGCCTCACCCACCTGGGCGCCACCAGCCTGGTCATGGGCCTGGTCGAGGCCGGGCGCATCCGCCTGGTCGCCGAGGGGCCCTCGGACAGCTTCGTGCCCGGCACCCGCGTCACCCGCATCGACGAGCCCTACCCGATGAGCGAGGCCGTACGGACCCTCGGCCCCCGCTTCATCGAGTCGCCGGAGGAGTTCGCCGAGCGCTACCCGATCCTGTGGCCGCACATCACCGACCTGAACATCACCTCGGCCGCCTATCTGCCGCTCATCGTCCAGGCCCGGCCCATCGGCGCGATGGGCCTGCTCTACAGCGACCGGCGCGGCTTCACCCCCGAGGAGCGCAACATCCTCGTCGCCCTCGGCAGCAGCATCGCGCAGAGCCTGCAGCGGGCCATGTTCTACGAGCAGGAGATGGACCTCGCCCAGGGCCTCCAGCAGGCCATGCTGCCCCGCACCATCCCGAGCGTGCCCGGGGCCGACGTCGCCGTCCGCTACCGCGCCGCCACCATCGGCGGCTCCGTCGGCCGGGACATCGGCGGCGACTGGTACGACCTCATCCCGCTGCCCGGCGGCCGGGTCGGCGCCGTCATCGGAGACGTCCAGGGCCATGACACGCACGCGGCCGCCGTCATGGGCCAGCTGCGCATCGTGCTGCGCGCCTACGCCGCCGAGGGGCACACCCCGGCCACCGTGATGGCCCGGGCCTCCGTCTTCCTGCACGAACTGGACACCGACCGCTCCGCGACCTGCCTCTACGCCGAGGCCGACCTGTCGACCGGCGTGCTCCAGATGGTCCGGGCCGGCCACATCGACCCGCTCGTGCGCCGACCCGACGGCTCCTGCCGCCGCGTCACCGTCCAGGGCGGACTGCCGCTCGGCCTGTCCGCCGAGTTCGGCCGCCTCGACTACCCGGTGGCCACCGTGGAACTCGACCCCGGCGACACCCTGCTGCTGTGCACCGACGGCCTCGTGGAGCAGCCCGGCGCCGACCTCGACGACGGCATGCGCACCCTCACCGCGCTCGTCGCCACCGGCCCCGACGACGTACGCGACCTCGCCGACCGGCTCATCGACGTGGCCGCCGAGCGCTGCGGCGACGACGACGTGGCGCTGCTCCTGCTGCGCCGGCGCGGCCCCGACGGCCCGCAGTCCGGCCGCCGGCTCCAGCGGCACGTGGCCCCCGGCGACCCGGCGGCCCTGACCGAGGCCCGGCACATGATCCGCACCGCCGTCGGCGGCTGGGGAGCCCGGGACCGCGCCGACGAGATCGAACTCGTCGCCGACGAGCTGATCACCAACGCCCTGATGCACACCGAGGGCTCCGCGATCGTCACCCTGCGGGCCCTCACCGGCTCCGGCCGCCGGCTGCGCGTCGAGGTCGAGGACTCCTCCAGCGCCCTGCCGCGCCGCCGCGAGGCCGGCGAGTCGGGCGTCTCCGGACGGGGCCTGCTGCTGGTCGACCTGCTCACCGACGCGTGGGGCGTGGAGGCACGCGGCGGCGGCAAGGCCGTGTGGTGCGAGTTCCAGATGCCCGACCAGGACTGA
- a CDS encoding DUF6777 domain-containing protein, with translation MRTHTGAFAMACVLSTALLLSGCGTDSEGDGDGADAGAELFLQPAAARGPDPFTDSTALTTATPSPAPRTPGASGPAGAARVPVGPRSLSGGTPGLYGGIERTGSCDIARQIGHLTRDRARMHAFAGVAGVSPASVPDHVRRLTPVVLRADTRITNHGFRAGRAGGYQSVLQAGTAVLVDDRGVPRVRCACGNPLRPPVATPGTPRGRGTPWPGYRPGRVIVVTPSPQVITDFTIIDVASRTWIVRPTGHDVRHDRALPPPLWAQRSATSPTPSPLSPGVGSAAPRDESSPAAVDSPPGDAFVPPPDATGPLPDATGPPPDEIGLSPEEIGPAPEAPAGPDTVPDSPDLPDGAGLIPDGD, from the coding sequence GTGCGGACACACACCGGGGCCTTCGCCATGGCCTGTGTGCTCTCGACGGCGCTCCTCCTCTCGGGCTGCGGCACCGACAGCGAAGGCGACGGTGACGGCGCGGACGCCGGCGCGGAGCTCTTCCTCCAGCCGGCCGCGGCCCGGGGCCCCGACCCCTTCACGGACTCCACGGCCCTCACGACGGCTACCCCGTCCCCCGCCCCTCGAACGCCGGGGGCGTCCGGCCCGGCCGGCGCGGCCCGGGTCCCGGTCGGCCCGCGCTCGCTCTCCGGCGGGACACCCGGCCTGTACGGCGGCATCGAGCGGACCGGCAGTTGCGACATCGCGCGGCAGATCGGCCACCTCACCCGCGACCGGGCCAGGATGCACGCCTTCGCCGGGGTCGCGGGCGTCTCCCCGGCCTCCGTCCCCGACCACGTGCGCCGGCTGACCCCGGTGGTGCTGCGCGCCGACACCCGCATCACCAACCACGGCTTCCGGGCCGGACGGGCGGGCGGCTACCAGTCCGTCCTCCAGGCGGGCACCGCCGTCCTGGTCGACGACCGGGGCGTGCCGCGCGTCCGCTGCGCCTGCGGCAACCCGCTCCGTCCGCCGGTGGCGACGCCGGGCACGCCGCGCGGCCGGGGCACCCCCTGGCCCGGCTACCGGCCCGGCCGGGTGATCGTCGTGACCCCGTCCCCGCAGGTGATCACCGACTTCACGATCATCGACGTCGCCTCCCGCACCTGGATCGTGCGGCCCACCGGCCACGACGTACGCCACGACCGGGCCCTGCCGCCACCGCTGTGGGCGCAGCGGTCCGCGACGTCCCCCACACCTTCGCCCCTGTCCCCGGGCGTGGGCAGCGCGGCTCCCCGGGACGAGAGCAGCCCGGCAGCCGTGGATTCACCGCCGGGCGACGCGTTCGTACCACCGCCGGACGCGACCGGCCCACTCCCCGACGCGACCGGCCCACCCCCAGATGAGATCGGCCTATCCCCAGAAGAGATCGGCCCGGCTCCGGAAGCCCCCGCCGGCCCCGACACCGTGCCGGACAGCCCCGACCTGCCCGACGGAGCCGGTCTGATCCCCGATGGCGACTGA
- a CDS encoding lipase maturation factor family protein: MDWFTASDYWLSRLVFQRALAAVYLVAFLTAALQFRALIGRRGMLPVPEFVERVPFKRAPSLFQVHYSDRFFALCAWAGCAVSAALLAGLDSLLPLWGGMLLWLVPWLLYLSIVNVGQTWYSFGWESLLLEVGFLAVFLGNDEVAPPLVVLFLLRWILFRVEFGAGLIKMRGDACWRKLTCLDHHHETQPMPGPLSWFFHRLPRPLHRVEVAANHVTQLVVPFLLFTPQPVATAAAALMIATQLWLVLSGNFSWLNWITIVLALSAVRFPADPPDRPEAPLWYVVVVLAVAALLVVLSYQPVRNMVSRRQVMNRSFDPVHLVNTYGAFGSVSRIRYEVVVEGTADEVPREDSDWREYEFKGKPGDPRRWPRQFAPYHLRLDWMMWFAALSPAYAGSWFGTLVERLLENDRATLKLLRRSPFPPDAPPRYVRARLFRYRYTTWRELRETGACWERTYVREYLPPTRLAESAQRP, encoded by the coding sequence GTGGACTGGTTCACCGCATCCGACTACTGGCTGAGCCGGCTGGTCTTCCAGCGGGCGCTGGCCGCCGTGTATCTGGTCGCGTTCCTGACGGCCGCGCTCCAGTTCCGCGCGCTGATCGGGCGGCGCGGCATGCTGCCGGTGCCGGAGTTCGTCGAACGGGTGCCGTTCAAGCGGGCGCCGAGCCTGTTCCAGGTGCACTACTCGGACCGCTTCTTCGCGCTCTGCGCCTGGGCGGGCTGCGCGGTGTCGGCGGCGCTGCTGGCAGGGCTCGACTCGCTGCTGCCGCTGTGGGGCGGCATGCTGCTGTGGCTGGTGCCATGGCTGCTGTACCTGTCGATCGTCAACGTCGGGCAGACCTGGTACTCGTTCGGCTGGGAGTCGCTGCTGCTGGAGGTCGGCTTCCTCGCCGTGTTCCTCGGCAACGACGAGGTGGCGCCGCCGCTCGTCGTGCTGTTCCTGCTGCGGTGGATCCTGTTCCGGGTGGAGTTCGGCGCGGGGCTGATCAAGATGCGCGGCGACGCATGCTGGCGGAAGCTGACGTGTCTGGACCACCATCACGAGACCCAGCCGATGCCGGGCCCGCTGAGCTGGTTCTTCCACCGTCTGCCCAGGCCCCTGCACCGGGTCGAGGTGGCCGCGAACCATGTCACCCAACTCGTGGTGCCGTTCCTGCTGTTCACCCCGCAGCCGGTCGCGACGGCCGCCGCCGCGCTGATGATCGCCACCCAGCTCTGGCTGGTGCTGTCGGGCAACTTCTCCTGGCTGAACTGGATCACGATCGTGCTGGCCCTGTCGGCGGTACGGTTCCCGGCCGATCCACCGGACAGGCCCGAGGCCCCGCTCTGGTACGTGGTCGTGGTGCTGGCGGTGGCGGCGCTGCTCGTGGTTCTCAGCTACCAGCCGGTCCGCAACATGGTCTCCCGCCGCCAGGTGATGAACCGCTCCTTCGACCCGGTCCATCTGGTCAACACCTACGGGGCGTTCGGCAGTGTGAGCCGGATCCGCTACGAGGTGGTCGTCGAGGGCACCGCGGACGAGGTGCCGCGCGAGGACTCGGACTGGCGGGAGTACGAGTTCAAGGGCAAGCCGGGCGATCCCCGGCGCTGGCCGCGCCAGTTCGCGCCCTACCATCTGCGGCTGGACTGGATGATGTGGTTCGCGGCCCTCTCCCCCGCCTACGCCGGTTCCTGGTTCGGCACGCTGGTGGAGCGGCTGCTGGAGAACGACCGGGCCACGCTGAAGCTGCTGCGCCGCTCGCCGTTCCCGCCGGACGCGCCCCCTCGGTACGTACGCGCCCGACTGTTCCGCTACCGCTACACGACCTGGCGCGAGCTGCGGGAGACGGGCGCGTGCTGGGAGCGGACGTACGTACGGGAGTACCTGCCGCCGACGCGGCTGGCGGAGAGCGCTCAGAGGCCGTAG
- a CDS encoding amidohydrolase family protein: protein MTVVDAHHHVWDLSVRDQDWITGPELAPLRRDFTMKDLEPEARAAGVGRTVLVQTVIVPEETPEFLALADEHDLIAGVVGWTDLTRPDVAEELARLRELPGGRHLKGIRHQVQGEPDPEWLLRPDVRRGLGALADAGLVYDLVVLPHQLPACARAAADLPGLTFVLDHLGKPPIASGALEPWASGLRALAARPNTVAKLSGLVTEADLASWTVEDLRPYADVALEAFGPGRLMYGSDWPVCTLATSYGGTLDPVRRLTSEQDHEQILATTATRVYGL from the coding sequence ATGACCGTCGTCGACGCCCACCACCATGTGTGGGACCTGTCCGTACGGGACCAGGACTGGATCACCGGTCCCGAACTCGCGCCCCTGCGCCGCGACTTCACGATGAAGGACCTCGAACCCGAGGCGAGGGCGGCCGGAGTGGGCCGTACGGTCCTCGTCCAGACGGTCATCGTGCCCGAGGAGACCCCGGAGTTCCTTGCCCTGGCCGACGAGCACGACCTGATCGCCGGCGTCGTCGGCTGGACCGACCTCACCCGCCCCGACGTCGCCGAGGAACTCGCCCGGCTGCGGGAACTCCCCGGCGGCCGCCACCTCAAGGGCATCCGCCACCAGGTCCAGGGCGAACCCGACCCGGAATGGCTGCTGCGCCCGGACGTACGCCGGGGACTGGGCGCACTCGCCGACGCCGGGCTGGTCTACGACCTCGTGGTCCTGCCCCATCAGCTCCCGGCCTGCGCACGGGCCGCCGCCGACCTGCCCGGCCTCACCTTCGTCCTCGACCACCTGGGCAAACCGCCCATCGCCTCCGGCGCCCTCGAACCCTGGGCGTCCGGCCTCCGCGCCCTCGCCGCCCGGCCCAACACGGTCGCGAAGCTGTCCGGCCTGGTCACCGAGGCCGACCTCGCCTCCTGGACCGTCGAGGACCTGCGCCCGTATGCCGACGTGGCCCTGGAGGCCTTCGGGCCGGGCCGATTGATGTACGGCTCGGACTGGCCGGTGTGCACGCTCGCCACCTCCTACGGCGGCACCCTCGACCCCGTACGCCGCCTGACCTCCGAGCAGGACCACGAGCAGATCCTCGCGACCACCGCCACCCGCGTCTACGGCCTCTGA
- a CDS encoding L-rhamnose mutarotase — protein sequence MRVALHTKVRADRVAAYEAAHREVPEELTDAIRAAGATSWTIWRSGTDLFHVLECEDYARLLAELEKLPVNVAWQARMAELLDVVHDYSGEGADAGLPVVWELPS from the coding sequence ATGAGAGTCGCCCTGCACACCAAGGTCCGCGCCGACCGCGTCGCCGCGTACGAGGCCGCCCACCGCGAGGTCCCCGAGGAACTCACCGACGCCATCCGGGCCGCCGGCGCCACCTCCTGGACCATCTGGCGCAGCGGTACCGACCTCTTCCACGTCCTGGAGTGCGAGGACTACGCCCGTCTGCTCGCCGAACTGGAGAAGCTGCCGGTCAACGTCGCCTGGCAGGCCCGCATGGCCGAGCTGCTGGACGTCGTGCACGACTACTCAGGCGAGGGCGCCGACGCCGGTCTGCCGGTCGTCTGGGAGCTGCCGTCATGA
- a CDS encoding aldo/keto reductase, whose amino-acid sequence MNRLGGSRVEVSALSFGAAAIANLYSEVGEAQAHDAVEAAWQRGIRYFDTAPHYGLGLSERRLGAALRDRPRGQYTISTKVGRRLEPSDGTGDDLAHGFAVPATHRRVWDFSADGVRRTLEASLERLGLDRVDVVYLHDPDEHAEEAFREGYPALEKLRGEGVVGAIGAGMNQAEMLTRFVRDTDVDVVLCAGRYTLLDQSALTDLLPAARERGRSVVIGGAFNSGLLANPRPGATYNYTVAPSELVERALRLKSVADRHGTTLRAAALAFCAAHPAVASVLVGARSAHEVRDCAHQFAARVPGAFWHDLRTEGLLPADAPVPTEEPS is encoded by the coding sequence GTGAACCGGCTCGGCGGCAGCCGCGTCGAGGTCAGCGCCCTGTCCTTCGGCGCCGCCGCGATCGCCAACCTGTACTCCGAAGTCGGCGAGGCACAGGCGCACGACGCCGTGGAGGCCGCCTGGCAGCGGGGCATCCGCTACTTCGACACCGCCCCGCACTACGGCCTCGGCCTCTCCGAACGCCGCCTCGGCGCCGCCCTGCGCGACCGCCCCCGAGGCCAGTACACGATCTCCACCAAGGTGGGCCGCCGCCTGGAGCCCTCCGACGGCACCGGCGACGACCTGGCCCACGGCTTCGCCGTACCCGCCACCCACCGCCGCGTGTGGGACTTCAGCGCCGACGGCGTACGACGCACCCTGGAGGCCAGCCTGGAACGGCTCGGCCTCGACCGCGTCGACGTCGTCTACCTCCACGACCCCGACGAACACGCCGAAGAGGCCTTCCGGGAGGGCTATCCCGCCCTGGAGAAGCTCCGCGGCGAGGGCGTGGTCGGTGCGATCGGCGCCGGAATGAACCAGGCGGAGATGCTCACCCGCTTCGTCCGCGACACCGACGTCGACGTGGTGCTCTGCGCAGGCCGCTACACCCTGCTCGACCAGAGCGCCCTCACCGACCTGCTGCCCGCGGCCCGGGAACGCGGCAGGTCCGTCGTCATCGGCGGCGCCTTCAACTCCGGCCTGCTGGCGAACCCGCGGCCGGGCGCCACGTACAACTACACCGTCGCCCCCTCCGAGCTGGTCGAACGCGCCCTGCGGCTGAAGTCCGTCGCCGACCGCCACGGCACCACGCTGCGCGCCGCCGCCCTGGCCTTCTGCGCCGCCCACCCGGCCGTCGCCAGCGTCCTCGTCGGGGCCCGCTCGGCGCACGAGGTCCGCGACTGCGCCCACCAGTTCGCCGCGCGCGTGCCCGGTGCGTTCTGGCACGACCTGCGCACCGAGGGACTGCTGCCCGCCGACGCCCCCGTCCCCACCGAGGAACCGTCATGA
- a CDS encoding SDR family NAD(P)-dependent oxidoreductase, which translates to MSDFEGITALVTGGASGIGRATADLLAERGARVAVLDLDPSPVDKPLLAYRADVTDDASVREAVAAAVADLGGLDVLVNNAGIGAQGTVEDNPDDEWHRVYDVNVLGMVRTARACLPHLRASAHAAIVNTCSIAATAGLPQRALYSATKGAVYSLTLAMAADHVREGIRVNCVNPGTVDTPWVGRLLDAAPEPAAERAALEARQPTGRLVSAAEVAGAVAYLAGPLSGATTGTALAVDGGMQGLRLRPAAR; encoded by the coding sequence ATGAGCGACTTCGAGGGCATCACAGCCCTGGTGACGGGCGGCGCCTCCGGCATCGGCCGGGCCACCGCCGACCTGCTGGCCGAGCGCGGCGCCCGGGTCGCCGTCCTCGACCTGGACCCGTCGCCGGTCGACAAGCCGCTGCTCGCCTACCGCGCGGACGTCACCGACGACGCCTCCGTGCGCGAGGCCGTGGCGGCCGCCGTCGCCGACCTCGGCGGGCTCGACGTCCTGGTCAACAACGCGGGCATCGGAGCCCAGGGCACCGTCGAGGACAACCCCGACGACGAATGGCACCGCGTCTACGACGTCAACGTCCTCGGCATGGTCCGCACCGCCCGCGCCTGCCTGCCCCATCTGCGCGCCTCCGCGCACGCCGCGATCGTCAACACCTGCTCCATCGCCGCCACCGCGGGCCTGCCGCAGCGCGCCCTGTACAGCGCCACCAAGGGCGCCGTGTACTCGCTCACCCTCGCCATGGCCGCCGACCACGTCCGCGAGGGCATCCGCGTCAACTGCGTCAACCCGGGCACGGTCGACACACCCTGGGTCGGCCGCCTCCTCGACGCCGCGCCCGAACCGGCCGCCGAACGCGCCGCACTGGAGGCCCGCCAGCCCACCGGCCGTCTCGTCTCGGCGGCCGAGGTCGCCGGCGCCGTCGCCTATCTGGCCGGACCCCTCTCCGGCGCCACCACGGGCACCGCCCTCGCCGTCGACGGCGGCATGCAGGGCCTGCGGCTGCGCCCGGCGGCCCGGTGA
- a CDS encoding L-fuconate dehydratase, with amino-acid sequence MSPTPARIIAVDTHDIRFPTSRELDGSDAMNPDPDYSAAYVVLRTDAADGHEGHGFAFTIGRGNEVQVAAIDALRGHLIGRSADDLCADPSLLNRDLIGDSQLRWLGPEKGVMHMAIGAVVNAVWDLAAKRAGLPLWRLLAEADPAWLVRQIDFRYLTDALTPEEALTLLRRGREGAEERTARLLERGYPAYTTSPGWLGYDDEKLTRLAARAVADGFRQIKLKVGADLDDDIRRCRVARSVIGPDVRMAVDANQRWDVDEAIRWTKALAEFDPYWIEEPTSPDDILGHAAVRRAVAPVKVATGEHVHNRIVFKQLLQAGALDVVQIDAARVGGVPENLAILLLAAKFGVPVCPHAGGVGLCELVQHLSMFDYVALSGTTEDRVIEYVDHLHDHFLDPVVIHEAHYRAPTAPGFSAAMRPESLARFTYPGGAFWAADLDERKKGQAV; translated from the coding sequence GTGTCCCCGACGCCCGCCCGCATCATCGCGGTCGACACCCACGACATCCGCTTCCCCACCTCGCGCGAGCTCGACGGCTCCGACGCGATGAACCCGGACCCCGACTACTCGGCGGCCTATGTCGTCCTGCGCACCGACGCGGCCGACGGGCACGAGGGCCACGGATTCGCCTTCACCATCGGGCGGGGCAACGAGGTGCAGGTCGCCGCGATCGACGCGCTGCGCGGACACCTCATCGGCCGCTCGGCCGACGACCTGTGCGCCGACCCCTCCCTCCTGAACCGCGACCTGATCGGCGACAGCCAGCTGCGCTGGCTCGGACCCGAAAAGGGCGTGATGCACATGGCGATCGGCGCGGTCGTCAACGCCGTGTGGGACCTGGCCGCCAAGCGCGCGGGACTGCCGCTGTGGCGGCTGCTCGCCGAGGCCGACCCCGCGTGGCTGGTGCGCCAGATCGACTTCCGCTACCTCACCGACGCCCTCACCCCCGAGGAGGCCCTGACCCTGCTGCGCCGAGGCCGGGAGGGCGCCGAGGAGCGCACGGCCCGGCTGCTGGAGCGCGGCTATCCCGCCTACACCACCTCACCCGGCTGGCTCGGCTACGACGACGAGAAACTCACCCGGCTCGCGGCCCGGGCCGTCGCCGACGGCTTCCGGCAGATCAAGCTCAAGGTCGGCGCCGACCTCGACGACGACATCCGCCGCTGCCGCGTCGCCCGGTCCGTCATCGGCCCGGACGTCCGCATGGCCGTCGACGCCAACCAGCGCTGGGACGTCGACGAGGCGATCCGCTGGACCAAGGCCCTCGCCGAGTTCGACCCGTACTGGATCGAGGAGCCCACCAGCCCCGACGACATCCTCGGCCACGCGGCGGTCCGCCGGGCCGTCGCCCCCGTGAAGGTCGCCACCGGCGAACACGTGCACAACCGGATCGTCTTCAAGCAGCTCCTCCAGGCCGGCGCGCTCGACGTCGTCCAGATCGACGCGGCCCGCGTCGGCGGCGTCCCCGAGAACCTCGCGATCCTGCTGCTCGCGGCCAAATTCGGCGTGCCGGTATGCCCGCACGCGGGCGGCGTCGGCCTGTGCGAACTCGTCCAGCACCTGTCGATGTTCGACTACGTGGCCCTCTCGGGCACCACCGAGGACCGCGTCATCGAGTACGTCGACCATCTGCACGACCACTTCCTCGACCCGGTGGTGATCCACGAGGCTCACTACAGGGCACCCACCGCGCCGGGCTTCTCGGCCGCCATGCGGCCCGAGTCACTGGCGCGATTCACCTACCCGGGCGGCGCGTTCTGGGCCGCCGACCTCGACGAGCGGAAGAAGGGTCAGGCCGTATGA
- a CDS encoding ABC transporter permease, with product MADTKAAPPLAPARATDPRAAKAVLLRRARELALVPALLLLLVLGAVVNDSFLTERNIVSILGASAALAMVVLAESLVLITGKFDLSLESVVGIAPAVGALLVLPAAQSGWGAELPAALALVAVLVAGAAVGAFNGVLVVKFKLNAFIVTLAMLIVLRGLLVGATKGKTLFGMPDSFYSLATTTFLGVPLSVWLAASAFAAAGLVLKYHRVGRALYAIGGNADAARAAGIRVERVMLGVFVVAGVLAAVGGIMQTGYVGAISANQGQNMIFTVFAAAVIGGIALDGGKGTMFGALTGVLLLGVVQNLLTLAQVPSFWIQAIYGGIILVALMIARVTTGRAQD from the coding sequence ATGGCTGACACCAAGGCGGCCCCGCCGCTCGCGCCCGCGCGAGCCACCGACCCGCGCGCCGCCAAGGCCGTCCTCCTCCGCCGGGCCCGCGAACTCGCCCTTGTCCCCGCCCTGTTGCTGCTCCTCGTGCTCGGCGCCGTCGTCAACGACTCCTTCCTCACCGAGCGCAACATCGTCTCCATCCTCGGTGCCTCCGCCGCCCTCGCGATGGTCGTGCTCGCCGAGTCGCTCGTCCTGATCACCGGCAAGTTCGACCTGTCCCTGGAATCGGTCGTCGGGATCGCGCCCGCCGTGGGCGCGCTGCTCGTGCTGCCCGCGGCGCAGTCCGGCTGGGGCGCCGAACTCCCCGCCGCCCTCGCCTTGGTGGCGGTCCTCGTCGCGGGCGCGGCCGTCGGCGCCTTCAACGGCGTCCTGGTCGTGAAGTTCAAGCTCAACGCGTTCATCGTGACGCTGGCGATGCTGATCGTGCTGCGCGGCCTGCTGGTCGGCGCGACCAAGGGCAAGACGCTGTTCGGGATGCCCGACAGCTTCTACTCGCTGGCGACGACCACCTTCCTCGGCGTCCCTCTCTCGGTGTGGCTCGCAGCGAGCGCCTTCGCGGCGGCCGGGCTGGTGCTGAAGTACCACCGGGTCGGGCGCGCCCTGTACGCCATCGGCGGCAACGCGGACGCGGCTCGGGCGGCGGGCATCCGGGTGGAGCGCGTGATGCTCGGCGTGTTCGTCGTCGCGGGTGTCCTCGCCGCGGTCGGCGGCATCATGCAGACCGGATACGTCGGCGCGATCAGCGCCAACCAGGGCCAGAACATGATCTTCACCGTGTTCGCGGCCGCGGTGATCGGCGGCATCGCCCTCGACGGCGGCAAGGGCACCATGTTCGGCGCCCTGACCGGCGTACTCCTTCTGGGTGTCGTACAGAACCTGCTCACCCTCGCCCAGGTGCCGTCGTTCTGGATCCAGGCCATCTACGGCGGGATCATCCTGGTCGCCCTCATGATCGCCCGGGTCACCACTGGCCGGGCCCAGGACTGA